The region GTATTCTCTTGGGATACGCTGCCAAAAAGCGTGGCCGTGTTTGGTCCGGGCGTGATTGGTTTGGAATTGGGCCAAGCCTTGCATCGTCTGGGTGTGAAAGTCGAAATATTCGGCGTGGGCGGCAACTTGGGCGGTATTTCTGATCCAGTCGTATTGGAAGAAGCCAAAGCCGTATTCGGTGAAGAAATGACTTTGCATTTGGATGCCAAAACCGAAGCCGCATTAGATGCAGACGGAAATGTCGTGGTGAAATGGGATCAAGACGGTGAAAGCGGCGAATTTACTGCCGAATACTTGTTGGCTGCCGTTGGCCGCCGCCCAAATGTGGACAACATCGGCTTGGAAAACTTGGATATCGAATTAGACGGCCGTGGCGTACCGACTGCCGATCCGTTGACCATGCAAACCAGCATTCCGAATATCTTCATCGCCGGTGATGCATCTAACCAATTACCATTACTGCACGAAGCTTCTGACCAAGGTAAAATCGCCGGTGACAATGCCGGCCGTTATCCAAATCTGGAGCAAGGCTTGCGCCGCAGCACCATCGGTGTTGTATTCACCACGCCGCAAATTGCTTCGATTGGTTTGAAATACGCGCAAGTTTCTGCCAAATACTCAGAAGGCCAATTTGTCAGCGGCGAAGTATCGTTTAAAAACCAAGGCCGCAGCCGTGTGATGTTGGTCAACAAAGGCCATATGCGCGTTTATGCCGAACAAGGTACAGGCTTATTCTTGGGCGCAGAAATTTTCGGCCCGGCCGCCGAACAC is a window of Neisseria yangbaofengii DNA encoding:
- a CDS encoding dihydrolipoyl dehydrogenase; translation: MKKIHADVVVIGGGTAGMGAFRNARLHTDNVYLIENHVYGTTCARVGCMPSKLLIAAAEARHHALHTDPFGIHLDKDSVTVNGEEVMGRVKSERDRFVGFVVSDVEEWPADKRIMGTAKFIDANTVQIDDHTEITAKTIVIATGSRPVMLPQWQALGDKVIINDDVFSWDTLPKSVAVFGPGVIGLELGQALHRLGVKVEIFGVGGNLGGISDPVVLEEAKAVFGEEMTLHLDAKTEAALDADGNVVVKWDQDGESGEFTAEYLLAAVGRRPNVDNIGLENLDIELDGRGVPTADPLTMQTSIPNIFIAGDASNQLPLLHEASDQGKIAGDNAGRYPNLEQGLRRSTIGVVFTTPQIASIGLKYAQVSAKYSEGQFVSGEVSFKNQGRSRVMLVNKGHMRVYAEQGTGLFLGAEIFGPAAEHLAHLLAWAHQMKMTIPQMLDMPFYHPVIEEGLRTALRDVNAKLKLA